The Zhihengliuella sp. ISTPL4 genomic interval GACGGTGGCTGCGGTTGCGGTGTCGTCCATCACGGGCCAGTCTAGGCGGCTGAGGTCGATCACCTCGCGTTCCAGCGTCGCAGTCATCCTCTTCCCTTCGTACCGAGTCCGCCTCTCACGAGGACGGCGTCGCGTTTACTAAGGTGAGAACCGATGAGCGCCAAAAGGTATTCCCCCACCCGTGTGCAGGGCGCCTACCCCGCGCCCACGGTCGACGGCCCGGTGCACGCCGAGCTGACGATCCCCGGATCGAAGTCCCTCACCAACCGCGAACTCCTCATCGCGGCGATCGCGGACGGCCCCGGCCGTCTGATCGCGCCGCTCCACTCGGACGACTCGCAGCGCATGGTGGAGGCCCTCCGTGCGCTGGGCATCGGCGTCGAGGAGATCGACGCCGGTCACGAGTTCGGCCCTGACCTCGTCATCACGCCCGGCAAGCTCCGCGGGGGCACGACCATCGACTGCGGCCAGGCGGGGACCGTCATGCGCTTCATCGCACCGCTGGCCGGTCTCGCCGAACAGGATGTGCACCTCACCGCCCATGAGACGGCGCTGCATCGGCCGATGGGCGGGCTCATCAGCGCCCTGCGCGATCTCGGCGTCGACATCGACGACGAAGGCACCTGGGCCCTGCCGTTCACCATCCGGGGCCACGGCCACATCCGCGGCGGTCGGGTGGAGATCGACGCGTCGGCGTCGAGCCAGTTCGTCTCCGGTCTTCTGCTGGCCGCGCCGCGCTTCGACGTCGGTCTGCACCTCGTGCACACCGGGGAGCGCCTGCCGAGCCTGCCGCACATCGACATGACCATCGAAGCGCTGAGCCGCCGCGGCATCCGCATCGAGCGCCCCGCCGTCGGCGAGTGGCTCGTGGAGGCCGGCGTTCCCCGCGCCAAGGAGATCCCGATCGAGCCGGATCTCTCCAACGCCGCCCCGTTCCTCGCTGCGGCCCTCATCACCGGGGGTTCCGTGGGGATCACCGGCTGGCCGGCGCATTCGACCCAGCCCGGGGCCATGCTGCCCGAGATCCTGCAGGCCGCCGGCGCCCACGTCAGCCGTCACGGCGGGGTCCTCACCGTGCGCGCCGGTTCCGGCATCCGCGGCCTCGATCTCGACCTGTCCGCCGCGAGCGAGCTGACGCCGACGCTCGTGGGGCTCGCCGCCTTCGCCGACGGTCCGACCACCATCCGCGGCATCGGACACATCCGCCTCCACGAGACCGACCGCATCGCGGCCCTCGTCGGCAACCTCCGCGCTCTGGGCGGGACCGCCGAGGAGCTCCCCGACGGCATCCGCATCGTGCCGGGTCCGCTGCAGGGCGGCACCTGGGCCGCGCACCACGATCACCGCATGGCGACGACCGGCGCGCTCATCGGCCTCCGCGTGCCGGACGTCGTGATCGACGACATCGGCACCACCGCAAAGACCCTCCCGGAGTTCACCATGCTCTGGGAGCGGATGCTGCGAGGCTGACAGGTGAGCTGGCTGGACGACGCCGATGACCTCGAGGACGACTTCGAGGACTACGACGAGAGCAGCATCCGCACTCGTCCGAATCCGAAGGCCAACCGGCCGCGGACGAAGCGCCGCCCTGCGCACGAGGACGCGCAGATCGGTCGCGTGCTCGGGGTAGACCGGGGCCGCTACTCCGTGCTCCTCGACGAGGACACCCCGCAGGAGCGCACGATCACCGCCGCCCGCGCGCGCGAGCTGCGGCGCACGCCGATCGTCACGGGCGACCAGGCCCGCGTCGTCGGCGACACCTCGGGAGACGAGGGCACGCTGGGACGGATCGTGGGGATCGTCGAACGCACCTCGCTCCTGCGCCGCAGTGCTGACGACACCGACGAGGT includes:
- the aroA gene encoding 3-phosphoshikimate 1-carboxyvinyltransferase — its product is MSAKRYSPTRVQGAYPAPTVDGPVHAELTIPGSKSLTNRELLIAAIADGPGRLIAPLHSDDSQRMVEALRALGIGVEEIDAGHEFGPDLVITPGKLRGGTTIDCGQAGTVMRFIAPLAGLAEQDVHLTAHETALHRPMGGLISALRDLGVDIDDEGTWALPFTIRGHGHIRGGRVEIDASASSQFVSGLLLAAPRFDVGLHLVHTGERLPSLPHIDMTIEALSRRGIRIERPAVGEWLVEAGVPRAKEIPIEPDLSNAAPFLAAALITGGSVGITGWPAHSTQPGAMLPEILQAAGAHVSRHGGVLTVRAGSGIRGLDLDLSAASELTPTLVGLAAFADGPTTIRGIGHIRLHETDRIAALVGNLRALGGTAEELPDGIRIVPGPLQGGTWAAHHDHRMATTGALIGLRVPDVVIDDIGTTAKTLPEFTMLWERMLRG